From Desulfosalsimonas propionicica:
TGCTCCATGCCCCAGGCGGTCAATCATTTTCTGGCAGGCGAGCGGCAGACCGTGGTGGTCTGCGGCACCCACGGCAAGACCACCACCGCCTCCATGGCGGCATGGCTGCTGGCTTCGGCCGGGTGCGACCCGTCCTTTATGATCGGCGGGATTGTCAGCAATTTTTCCTCCAATTACAGGGTGGGAAAGGGGCCTTACATGGTCATTGAAGGCGATGAGTATGACACGGCCTTTTTTGACAAGGGGGCCAAGCTTTTGCACTACCGGCCGGATGTTGTGATCTGGACCGGCGCGGAATTTGATCACGCGGATATTTTTGATGACATTGAACAGATCCGTTCGGTGTTTCGCGCTTATTTTTTACAAATGCGGCCGGACCAGACCCTGGTGGCCTATGGGGCGGATGCTGCAGCAGACCGGCTTTTGGCCGGCCTGGGCTGCCGGGTGCAGACCTACGGTATCCGGGCCGAGGACCACTGGCGCATTGCGGTGGAAAGCACCGCGCCTGGAAAAAACGCTTTTTCCCTGTTTTGCCGGGAAAAAAGGTTCGGCCGTTTTGAAATGGCTCCGGCTGGTGCCCATAACCGCTTAAATGCCGGGGCTGCCGTGGCTGCTGCAGCAAGTTTGGGCCTGTCTGCCGCGCAGATATCCGAGGGCCTGCAAAGTTTTACCGGGGTCCGGCGCCGCCAGGAGGTCCGGGGAGAGGCCGGCGGGGTTACCGTGATTGACGATTTTGCCCATCACCCCACGGCCGTGCGTGAAACCATTGCCGCAATCCGCTCGGCCTATCCCCGCAGCCGTCTGATTGCTGTGTTTGAGCCCCGGACCAACACAAGCATGCGAAAAGTGTTTCAGCAGGTCTATCCGGATTGCTTTGATAACGCGGATTTGCTCTGCATCCGCAAGGCCTCCCTTCTCCACAAGGTGCCCGGGGACCAGCGGTTCTCATCTTCGCACCTGGCAGCCGACCTGCGGAAAAAAGGCAAAGATGCCCATTGTTTTGACGATACTGGAAAGATCGTGGATTTTGTGGCAGATACGGCCAAAGCCGGGGACGTGGTGCTGGTGATGTCAAACGGCGGGTTTGACAACATTCATGAAAGACTGCTGGAGGCCTTGAAGCATCCGCCGGAACCGGGCCTGTAAAAAGCGCCCGGCACCGGCAGATGCAGGGGGGTTATTCGGATTTCTGGTCCATTTCCTCGTCGCGCAGGACCCGGCGGAGGACCTTGCCCACCGGAGATACCGGAATGTCGTCTCTGAAATCGATGAATTTTGGGCGTTTGTAGCCGGCCATGTTCTGCTTGCAGAAGTCCCGGATTTCCTGCTCGGAGACCTGCTCTCCTGGCTTGACCTGGATAAATGCCTTGACTGCTTCGCCGCTTTTGTCATCCGGCACGCCCACCACAGCCACCAGCTGCACCTTGGGATGCTGGTAAAGGATGTCTTCGATGTCCCTGGGATAGACGTTGAACCCACCCACCAGGATCATGTCTTTTTTGCGGTCCGTGATCACGATGAACCCGTTTTCATCGATATGGGCAATATCGCCGGTGAGAAAGTAGCGCCGGCCATTGAGCTGCCGGAAAACAGCCTGGTTTTCCTCGGGCCGGTTCCAGTAGCCCTGCATGACCTGGGGGCCGGACACGGCCAGTTCGCCGTCTTCACCCTGGGGCAGTTCGCTCTGGCCGATTTCCAGGTCCACGATTTTAATGTCGGTGCCGGGCAGCGGCAAGCCGATGGTGCCGATTTTGCGGGCATCCCGGTCCGTGGGGTTGGAGGAGACCACGGGTGCGGTCTCGCTGAGTCCATAACCCTCAAATATCACCGCACCGGTTTTGGCCTCAAACTGCTTGCAGACTTCCGGGGGAAGGGGGGCGCCGCCGGAAAAGCATCCCATCAGGGATGTGAGATCGTATTTGTCAATATCCGGATGATTGGTAAAGGCCACAAAGATGGTGGGCACTGCGGGCATGACAGTGGCCTTGTATTTCTGGACGGCTTTTAATACTTCGGAAAAAGGCGGGTTACCGGCCCGGGGATCGGGCACGCAGATCATTTTGCTGCCTGACCCGGCTGCCGAGAGCATGCACACAGTCAGCCCAAAGCTGTGATACCACGGAAGCACTCCCAGGTAAGTGTGGAATCCGCCTTTGCGCAGTTTTTCAGGCTTGCCGCCCTTTTCGTGCACCAGCCGTCCCCATTCCTCCAGGGCCTTGAGGTCATAGTAGAAATTGACATGGGTCAGGGCCGCGCCCTTGGGCTTGCCCGTGGTGCCGCCGGTATAGATGATCAGGGCCAGGTCCTCGGCCGGGTCGATGCTGACCTGCGGGGGTTCGGGTCTGGCTGCGGCCACGATGTCGTCGAAACTGTGATGGGAGGGATCATGGCTTTCGGCCTGGGGGATCTTTTTGAGCAAGGAGCCCAGAATGGCCTTTACCTTGGGCAGATACGACTTGATATTGCAGTAGACAACGTTTTCCACGCTGGTGTTTTTTACTGCTTCCATGGCCGTGGGATAAAATTGCGGATGATCCATGCAAAAGACCATTCTCGCCCCGGAATCATTTAATTGGTAGTTGAGCTCGGATGCCGTGTACAGGGGGTTGCAGGTCACGCAAACGCCGCCGGCCTTCAGGATGCCATGGAAAATGGCCGGGTATTGGGGGAGATTGGGCAGAAAGATCGCTACCCGGTCTCCTTTTCGGATGCCTGCGGATGCAAGAAAATTGGCGATTCGGTCGGCGGTGTCTTTGACCTGGGCATAGGTGCGGGTGCCGTCGTTGAAGATGGTGTAAACCTGGTTCGGGTAATCCCTTGCTGCTTCGTCGATTACGTTGAAAAGCGGTTTTTCGTATTCCGAGGTATCGACGTCTGCGGCGACGCCTTCGGGCCAGCGGTCAGTGGGCCAGGATGTGGCAACCATGGCAACTCCTTCTTGTGATAATGGGTTGTGGGTTGGCAAAGAAGACTTTTCAGGCAAGAAAACAAAAGTTAAAATAGCACACAAATTTCCGGTTTGTCAAAGAAAACCCGCGTGTCTATGGCTTTCTTTGATGTGGCGGATAAAATCATCGGCCTGGCTTTCATCAGTAATAATCCAGACAGGCAGGCGGGCAAACGGTTCCAGTTCGGCACAGGCGCTCTGACAGCCTTCCACGGCCAGGACCATGGCAATATCCGGGTGATCCGCGGGCAGAAATTCGGCTAAACCGTTCAGTTCTTTTTGTATCCGGGCAACCAGGGCCACCCGGTCATAATCAGGCTGGCAGCCACCGCAGTACTTGAGCCCGATTTTTAAGGGGTGGGTCAGCGGTTCGCTCATTTTTCCGGGATGCTATTGTTTTCGCCTGGCGGCCAGTTGTGCCTGCAAATCGTCGATGCGGCGGTGATTGTCTTCGGAGCCGATATAGGAACGGAAAAGCCATTCCTGGATTTGCATGGCCCCGTCCAGATTCTGGTCTGCAACCAGATGGCTGAGCTGCTTGGTTTCCCGGAGGCACTGCTGGTCGTATCCGGCCATGTTTTGGGCGATTTCGGCAACCGAAGACAAAAGCTCGCCCTCGGCAAACACCCGGCTCACGTATCCCATTTTTTCGGCTTCATCCGCGTCATAGATGCGGCCGGTCAACGCCACTTCCCTGGCCCGGCCCATGCCGATGATTCGCCACAGCGGATCCATGATGGGGGTAAGGGAAAGGGCGATTTCCTTCTGTCCGAATTTGGCCCGCGTGGAGGCATACCGGATATCGCACATCATGGTCAGATCAAAGCCGCCGGCAATGGCCGGCCCGCCCACTGCGCAGATCACCGGCCGGGGACAGAACAAAATGGCGCGGTAGGCCTGGTGGAAAAGGCGGATATAGGCTTCATTGGAGACTTTTTCAAGCTGGCGGATTTCGCCTAAATCAAAGCCTGCCGAAAAATAGCGCTCCCCGCCGGTAAAAACGATCACGTTGACATCTGGATCAGTGCCGAGTTGGGTAAAAAGTGCCCGGATTTCCTCAAGCACGTCAGGCGACAGGCTGTTTCCCTTGTCCGGGCGGTTGAGGGTGACTGTGGCAACCTTTCCGGCTATGTCCTTTATAAGGTAATTGTATGGCATTTCGCGTCTCCGTTGCTTGGTCAAAAGGCGGGTGCTGTTGTCAGTGGTTTATCCATTGCATGAATCTGTGATGGTGTCAAGCCGGAGGCATAGACAAAAAAGGCCCGGCTGCATCCTGGGATGCAGCCGGGCCTTTTTTGTCTATGCCAATGCAAAGAATCGGAGCGGCCGGGTTATTTGCGCATTTCCCGGATCCGGTCGAGCAGTTCGGCGCGCAGGTCTTCATCGGTCTGGGCGGCTGTGATGACCTCGTTGTAATCCTCTACGCTCATATCGTTTTGTTCAATGGCATCGGTGATTTTTTTGTTGATCCGGGTCTGGAGTTCCTGGGCCTGTTCAGAGTCTTTTGCCTGGGAGAATTCATCCTGATATTGTTCCCGGATTTTGGTGATTTCCGTGTAGGCTTCCGCAGTTTTCTGAATCCGGGC
This genomic window contains:
- the mpl gene encoding UDP-N-acetylmuramate:L-alanyl-gamma-D-glutamyl-meso-diaminopimelate ligase translates to MKNPPGISPGVGTVHLIAVCGTGMGALAAALKEMGYAVTGSDANVYPPMSTFLAERGIVVNQGFCASHLAYGPDLVIVGNAVKKDNPEAVYALEAGLPYCSMPQAVNHFLAGERQTVVVCGTHGKTTTASMAAWLLASAGCDPSFMIGGIVSNFSSNYRVGKGPYMVIEGDEYDTAFFDKGAKLLHYRPDVVIWTGAEFDHADIFDDIEQIRSVFRAYFLQMRPDQTLVAYGADAAADRLLAGLGCRVQTYGIRAEDHWRIAVESTAPGKNAFSLFCREKRFGRFEMAPAGAHNRLNAGAAVAAAASLGLSAAQISEGLQSFTGVRRRQEVRGEAGGVTVIDDFAHHPTAVRETIAAIRSAYPRSRLIAVFEPRTNTSMRKVFQQVYPDCFDNADLLCIRKASLLHKVPGDQRFSSSHLAADLRKKGKDAHCFDDTGKIVDFVADTAKAGDVVLVMSNGGFDNIHERLLEALKHPPEPGL
- a CDS encoding long-chain-fatty-acid--CoA ligase; the encoded protein is MVATSWPTDRWPEGVAADVDTSEYEKPLFNVIDEAARDYPNQVYTIFNDGTRTYAQVKDTADRIANFLASAGIRKGDRVAIFLPNLPQYPAIFHGILKAGGVCVTCNPLYTASELNYQLNDSGARMVFCMDHPQFYPTAMEAVKNTSVENVVYCNIKSYLPKVKAILGSLLKKIPQAESHDPSHHSFDDIVAAARPEPPQVSIDPAEDLALIIYTGGTTGKPKGAALTHVNFYYDLKALEEWGRLVHEKGGKPEKLRKGGFHTYLGVLPWYHSFGLTVCMLSAAGSGSKMICVPDPRAGNPPFSEVLKAVQKYKATVMPAVPTIFVAFTNHPDIDKYDLTSLMGCFSGGAPLPPEVCKQFEAKTGAVIFEGYGLSETAPVVSSNPTDRDARKIGTIGLPLPGTDIKIVDLEIGQSELPQGEDGELAVSGPQVMQGYWNRPEENQAVFRQLNGRRYFLTGDIAHIDENGFIVITDRKKDMILVGGFNVYPRDIEDILYQHPKVQLVAVVGVPDDKSGEAVKAFIQVKPGEQVSEQEIRDFCKQNMAGYKRPKFIDFRDDIPVSPVGKVLRRVLRDEEMDQKSE
- a CDS encoding enoyl-CoA hydratase/isomerase family protein, with amino-acid sequence MPYNYLIKDIAGKVATVTLNRPDKGNSLSPDVLEEIRALFTQLGTDPDVNVIVFTGGERYFSAGFDLGEIRQLEKVSNEAYIRLFHQAYRAILFCPRPVICAVGGPAIAGGFDLTMMCDIRYASTRAKFGQKEIALSLTPIMDPLWRIIGMGRAREVALTGRIYDADEAEKMGYVSRVFAEGELLSSVAEIAQNMAGYDQQCLRETKQLSHLVADQNLDGAMQIQEWLFRSYIGSEDNHRRIDDLQAQLAARRKQ
- a CDS encoding DUF4168 domain-containing protein, whose product is MQNTISKNHVIIACALALIFFLCAPAAAQSQDTGQQQQQMQHQETPDFSDARIQKTAEAYTEITKIREQYQDEFSQAKDSEQAQELQTRINKKITDAIEQNDMSVEDYNEVITAAQTDEDLRAELLDRIREMRK